One Methanobacterium sp. genomic window, ATTAGAATCGGTGCTATTATTGGAAGCATTATGCGCATTATGGGGTGATCTTAGTTCTGTTCCTGTTATTTTGCCGGTTTCAGAGTCAACATAGATTTTCCCAACGCTTTTTCCGCTGTTATCATTGACATGTACAATCCATGTGCTGTTAATTCCTTCAATCCATTCATACCGACCAGGTCCGCCGAAGTCAGGACTGTCCTCTTTGGCCACATTAAATGGTATCCATTTTGTTTCACCGGTTTTGGTGTCTTTTACTTTAACCTGCCAGTTATCCAATCCTGGAGTAACAGCTTTGTAAGGTAATTTATGTGAATTTAGATAGTTTTGCGCTATCGATTTAGCTTGATTTGCACCTATATTAGGTCCAGAGTCAGCACAGGCGGAATTAAGAATTCCAAAAACAAATATTAATATTAAAAATATGCTGAAGATGTTTTTAGCTAACATTAAATTATCCTCCTTTGTTTGTTAATTAACCATTATTTGTTAATTGATATCTGAATTGATATTATAAAATGCTTATGAAAAATTAGAGATAAATTAGTGATATTGGCTTATAATTTAATGTTAAATAGTGTAATGGGTATAATAACTTAGATAGGGGCTTCATTAACAGGTAAATGTTCTTTAAGAGCATAAAATACTGACATCTGATCTATATTTATAGTAACTATATTGAATACTGTGTTGAGGTGGTTTTGAAGCCCTATTTCGTCCCCATTATTTTTTACAAGATTTTTATAGGTGTCGTTAACTGTTAAATAACCAGGTATCTCACTATTGTCATGGATCATTGATTTAGTATTTGCATTTTCCATGCAAGTTAAAAATGTTGAGGGAATATTAGAATAGGCAAAGGGTAGATAGATATGGCTGATGGATACCTCTCTGCCGCTTATGTTGTAGGCCATGAAGTCAATTTTTTCTGCATTGAAGCCGTTAAATCGGGTATTTGAAACTAAAAAATTAACAAAAAGAGGATCATTTTCCACAAATGAATCCTGATTAACAAAACAGGGGTCTCCAATTCCAACCGCCTCTAAACTTATAACTGCAATGGTATTATTCACAGAATCTGGATTTTGGAGAACATAATGACGTGCTCCAACAAGATAAGGGATGAAAATGATTTTGTTGTATTCATCTGAACTGTTCTTTGAATTTAAATCAACTGGAAATGTATATTCATCTTCTCCGGCCCCAAAACCTATTAATTTAATGGTATAATAAGGTTTTTTTTGTTGATAATGTTTTGCAAGTCCTATAAGTAATGCAAGACCTGTTGCATCGTCGTTAGCGCCTTCAATATAATTGCCGTTTATTTTATCGTAATAAGTATCTAAATCTGCACATATGATGATCTGTTTTGGTGAAGTCCCATTAATAGTTCCTATAACATTTTCAGACCTTTTAATATCCTTTGAATCCATTGAATAGTATTTAAATCCCTGTATTTCGGTTTTGACTCCATAAGCATCAAATTTTGATTTAAGATAATGGGCTGTTTCTCTTTCACTTTCTGATCCGGCTGGTCTGGGGCCTATTTCTTTTGCAATATGTTTAACATGAGATACTAAGGATAAATCTGTGGATTCCTTGTTGTATGCGGGATTTACAAGTAAAAATGAGGATAAAAGGATAATTAGTATTATAATAATAGTTATTTTTTCAAAGTCCATCCTTATCAGCACTTCAGTATTTTCTAATTGCAATGTCTAATTGGTTAATATGGTACTTATATGTTTGAGTTTAGGTTTTGTTGTTTTGTAATTTAAAAAATAGATACGAGGGATGTTTTAGTGACAGAAAAATAATTTAATTGGGTTTTTTACTTATGAATAGCTGCAAAAGCATCTATCTCAATTAAAAAGTCAGAATTGGCCAGTGAAGAAACAAATACAACTGTAATGGCAAGGAAATTTTCATTTTTATCCAATATTTTTTGAGAAACCTCAAAACCAGGTCGTGGATCATTTCCTTCTACAATGTAAAGGTTTCACTTAATTACATTTTTGAATGAGGCCCCTGCAGCACCTAGAGCAATCCTTAAATTCTTAAAAACCTGTTCTTCTGCTTCTTAAGGTCTCCTTTACCAATGATTTCGCCTTTAGCATTTATTGAATCCTTTTTTCCAATATAAACAGTTTTAACACCTTTGGAGGTTATAAATACATTTGAAAAAGTGAGGTTTTTATTTAGGCCATCTGGATTTAGGTATTGGACTTTTGGGGCAATGTTTTCTTCTTTTATTATTATGTTATAATGTTTATGGGTGCTTTACAGGTAGGACATTTTCGAGTTTCTTTAAGCTTATCATCAACAATTTCAAACCCATTTCTCTGTATAAGGACTTTTCCACACTCTGGACATAACGTGTTCTCTTCACCACCTGTAGAAACATTTCCAATATATACATATTTCATTCCAGCTTCTTTAGCAATGTTGTATGCTCTTCTAAGAGATTCTACTGGTGTAGGTGGAAGTTGTCCCAGTTCATAATATGGAAAAAACCTTGTAAAGTGTAATGGAACTTCTAAACCAGTTTCTTCAACCATAAACTTTACTAAAGCTTTTATATCTTCTTCAGAGTCATTATAACCAGGTATAATTAAATTTGTTATTTCTATATGGGTTCCATTATCATAAAATCGCTTAATATTATCCAGAACCGGTTGAAGCCTGGCCTGACATAGATCCCGATAGAATTTATCGGACATGCCTTTTAGATCAATATTCGCAGCATCGAGATATGGTTTGATAAGATCAAATGATTCTTCACTCATATATCCATTTGTTACATAAACCGTTGCTATGTGTTCTTTTTTAGCTAATTTTGCACTGTCATAGGTGTATTCAAACCATATTGTGGGTTCATTGTAGGTCCATGCTATTGATTTACATCCATACTGTTTTGTTAAGCGTATAGCCTCCTCTGGAAGTATTTCTCGTGTTGAAATCTCATCTAAATTTGCTTGGGATATATTCCAGTTCTGACAGTGTTTGCATCTGAAATTACAGCCCACAGATCCAAGGGAAAAAACAGTTGAACCGGGATAAAAATGGAAAAGGGGCTTTTTTTCTATTGGGTCAACAGCAACTGATGAAGCGGCACCGTAATTTAGAGCACAGAGTTTACCTCCAATATTGGCCCTCATACTGCAGAATCCTGTATCTCCCTCTTTAATAATACATTTTCTTTCACAGACCTTGCAATTTAAATTTTCTCCAACTTTATCATAAGTAAGGACTTCTTTTTTCATAAGGAATCCTCCTCCTTAAAATTTAAATAATTACTGGCTTGTAAAATGTCTTTTTAACATTAGAAAGACTAATTAATCCTTCAGCAACTTGAACTGCATTATATAATTATTGTTTTACTTGATATAAAAATAGTTAGATAATTAATAAAACAATTATTTATAGAAAGAAACTAGATTAGTAATGTTGGCATTCGAGTCCATTTCATCTCAAAAATCTTGAATGTCAACTACTTTCATATTATATTATTGTTTATTGATACAAAATAAAAAGAAAAACGAATTTAAAAACGTTTTAATAGTGAATTTTTATTTTTTAGACAGGTGTTCATAGCCACGTGGCTCTAATATCTTTTTTGTCCCATCATTAGAAATCTTCACGATTTTACCAGATGATGTAACACACCCTATCTCATAAAGAGATATTTTATCTTTAATTTGATTAAAAATATTTTTATCAATGGTTAAAAGGAGTTCAAAATCTTCTCCATAATAAAGAACTAAATCTAACGGGTCTTTATCAGTCTTTTCTGCAACTTTTATTACTTCTTCTGGAACTGGCAGAAGATCCTCATAAATGGTTATCCCGATTTTACCGCTATTTGCATCTATTAATTCTCCAATTTCTTTTGCAAGGCCGTCTGTTATGTCTGTTGCAGATGTTGCATATCCTTTTTCTGCAATTAAAACTCCTTCTTTAGATCTAGCTTCTGGGTTCAAAGCGTGTTTTAGTGGAATTTCTTTTAGATCAGAACTAAGTTCTAAATTATTAAATAAAATTTCAAAGCCTGCAGATGCAAGTCCAAGAGGCCCTGTAACGGCCACTATGTCTCCAACTCTAGCCCCACTTTTCATTAAAACATTATCTTTGTTAACAATGCCCAAACATGCCCCACAGATTGTTAGTTCTTGGGATTCGTTTGTATCCCCCCCAATAAGCATCATTTCATATTCTAAACAGCCTTCGATGATCCCGTCCATTAATTCATCGAACTCATCAACAAGCATGTTTTTAGGCAGGCCTAATGAAATAATAATACCTAGGGGTTTAGCACCCATTGCAGCTAAATCGCTCACATTTACAGTTACAGCTTTTTTACCCATTTGTTTGGGATTCATTTCCTTTGGAAAATGGGCAGATTTAAAGAGCATATCGGAAGTTGCAACTAAATATTGATCTCCAAAATTAATAAGTGCTGCATCATCATTCAGGCTTTTAAGTGATAGATTATCAAAAAAAGAAGAGTTAAATACATTTTTAGTACTTTTTTTAAGAATTCTTTTTATCAGTTCTTTTTCCCCAATATCCGATACTTTAAGGGGCATTTTAAAACCACATGTCCAATAAAAATAAAATGATTAAAGGGCGTTTTTCACCCTGTCACCAATAATATCCACGAGCCTTGGATCAGCGCCAAGAGGCTCAGTATAGATAATATCACCATCAAATTCAATTTCTTCGGTTTCTTCATCTTCATGATGGCTGTGGCCGTGATCATGACCGTGTGAATGTTCATGGCCATTGTCTATACCAAGAATGTGAGGAATGTCCTGTTTTGTGTGGACTCCATGAGCTAAAAATACTGGTGTAACGATAATTTTTTGTGCGCCCTGTTTTGCAAGCATATTTATAGCTGCGGGGATTGAAGGTTTGGACATATTCATAAATCCTACTTCTACAAGATAATCTGAATTTTGTCTGTACATTTCACCGAGCTTGCTTACCACGTCTTTTCCGTAGGGCAATCTGCTTCCATGTCCCACGAGCAAAACGCCTATTTTAGCAGTTTTTGAGTCTGAATTTGTATCCATATGATATCACTCCATCGTCACCTTCTTCTTTTATTTTTCTAAAGACCATTTCAACTTCATCGCCTATTTCAACATCTTCTGGTTTGCAATCGACAATTTGGGTTGTTATTTTTGCCCCTTCTTCAAGTTCAACTATTGCCACTACATATGGGGCAATTGTTTTAAATTCTTCAGTAGGGGTGTTTATTACAGAATATGTGTGGATCTTTCCCTCTCCCTTGAGTTGTATATCTTCTAATTTTCCCTTTCTCCTGCATTCAGGACATATCACTCTTTTTGGGAAAAAAATAGCTCCACACTGTGAACATTTTGATCCGATAAGACTGTATCGCTGTGGAATATGGCGCCACGCTCTTACTATATCTTTCATTAAATTCCTCCTCAAATAAAATTTCTCATGAAAATTTTAGGTCAATTTAATTATGAAAATTAAACTTGTAAATTTTAGATGTTTTTTATGATCTATTTATAGATATTGCATGTTTGGACATAATTGTAATTAAATTATTTGGTAAATGATGATATCATTTCTTATGTATTATTAAAATAAATCTTTTAAACTTCTTATTTTGTTATTTTGAGCCCACATACCATAATACAAATACTGATTAATTTATATACTGATTCATATATTATAATTAAAGGAAGTAATTAATTCGTCACCTGTAAAATGACGAAAATGGTTAATTAGGCCAATTTAAGATTTTTAAATCCGTATTTAAATGAAAAAAATAGTTAAGATGAGTTTTATGGATCAAAGGGGCTATGTATTAAGTGGATTTACCTTTCTTCTCATGATTCCTGCAATTTTGATTATAGCCGCATTTGCAGATATGGGCCGAACAGGTGGAGAATCAGTAAGTGCAGTATTACAATCAGATACCACATTCTATGCAGTAAATGATGTAGAAAAGAATGTAGCAATCATTGCAACAGACGTTCTGAGAGAAACTGCAGATAACATTACTTTAACGGGTATTCCATTAACAGACAGCAGATCGACACTTAAATATTCATTACAGACGAAAATAAATGATTTTACTGAAAATTATGCCGAAAATATTGGCGCTGATGAAGTAACATGTACAATTTTAAAAGTAGATTCAGCCCCAGATCCATTTAAAATTGAAATAAAATTTGAAATCCACGTTAAAAAGGGTAAAACTGCGCATAATGAAACTATTAACCAGTTTATTGATATTAATGATAAGCAAGTGCCTGACCCTATGCCTTTTATAAAACTAAAGGCTTTTGGAATCCCTAAACGTGATAATAATAATGGGTTAATCGTTTATGGTTCAAGTCTATCTGATTTCTTAAGTTTCAGAGGACTGGAAAATGCTGAGATTTATAATGGCTCTACTTCCCCACTCTTCATAAAAAAATGTCCCTATGATCCTTATGTAAGTCATGGGAATGGTAATTCCTTTACTGTACTTAAAAACTGCATATTCAATAAATATTTTCATGAAAGCAGTGATGGGTCATGTTTCATGTGCAAATTGGAAGGTAAAGCAACATGCTCTCATTATGGAATTGAAACTTTCATAATACCTCCAATATCTCCCAATTCAAGCCAAATTAAAGCTCCTTGTTCCAGTGACCATGTAATCTTTAATGAGAGCACATATCTTGGAACTGAATTAGAGTATTACTGTGAAGCTAATAATCACTATATGCTATTTTTAGATGATGGACACAGGCAGAAATACGGGTTACCAAAATATGGGTGATTTAATGAAAGATAAAGGCTTTAATTACGAATATGATGGACAAGCATTGTCTCTGGACTTAATGCTTGGATTTGTGATAATAACAGTTATTATAGGGATCTCTGCAGATGCCATGGATATTGCAAGCTATAAAATGCAGGATTATTCATCAGGGACTTTTCTTGAAAAAATAACTACAGATGCCGCTGATATTCTTGTAAAATCTTCTGGATCTCCTGAAAATTGGGAAACACATAATTTTGACCAGGATACAGTACCCGGACTTGCAAAAAGAGATCCTGAAACAGGTAAACCCGTTCCAAACACAATTTCAATAAATAAAATTAATAAATTAAAAGAAAATTACGGCAACATGATTTACGGCCAAATTCTGCCAAGGGGAGTTAATTCAAGCATGATGCTATATCCTTCAAATGATTCTTTTGTCCCCATATCTATAATGAACAGCACGCCTCCTGCAGATGTTTATGAAGTTGCAGCGGTAAATAGAACAGTTCTTTTAGATTTTATGCATTTAAAGGTCGTAATTTATAGTATTACTCATAAAATTGCTTCAGGGGAAGAATGTGCTAATCCTAATCACAAATGGAATAATTCTTCTGGCAAACCCGAATGGGCATGTAAGCATTTCAATATAACCAGAGAAGAACTTCTTTCATCCGATTTTTATATTATTACACATGGCAATGTCGTTAATTCTGCAAGATGGATAATAGATAAAGCAAACGGACATAACAGCACTGAAAATTCATTTGCCCCTGCCCCTATACTTGTAAATGATAAATTAACAGAAATATTAGGCAACGATTCAAAAGCGAATTTATGGCTGCATATAAGAACTGCTGGAACTCCTGGTAACAGTTATGACTGTTACGTTGTTAGTGTTCCTAAGGGAACAGCTGCTGATATGGTTGATATTAAGTATTTGGATTCTGGCCCGTGGTTTTTTGTTTTGAGTGTTTGGTATTAATATTTTTAGGATCCGGATAAAATCCTAGATTACTTCATTCATTTTTTTTACTTGTTATGTCTATTGCTTGTACTATTAATTTTTTGAAATCTACGAATATTAAAACAGATGAATTTTACTTGCTTTCTTCTATCCGTAGCGGAAAAATTTTTTTTGAGAGAGGCCAACAAAAAAAATCGAAGATTTTTTAGGCCGCAAAACAAAGTTTTGCAGGACTTTTTTGATCCATCCTTTTTTCAAGGAAAAAAGGTGGAAAAGTATAAAAAGAACATAATGTAACTATAATTAATATCTAATTTTGATTGATTTATCAATAGTTAATATGGAGGATTAGAATGGCATTTAAAGATCTCTTTAAATTTAACAAAGGAAAAACAACATTTGTATTCATTGGAGGGAAAGGAGGAGTTGGAAAAACAACTGTATCTGCTGCCACAGCGTTATGGTTTGCAAGACAGGGTAAAAAGACCCTTGTAATTTCTACAGACCCTGCTCACTCACTTTCAGACTCTTTTGAAAAAAACATAGGACACAACCCAACACCAATAGCAGAAAACCTTGAGGCAGTTGAAATTGACCCTGAAGTTGCCATGCAAGACTATCAAGCCAAAATGAAGGAACAACAGGCTTTAAATCCCGGTATGGATATGGGAATGCTTCAGGATCAGATGGATATGGCCACAATGGCTCCAGGTATCGATGAAACCGCCGCATTTGATAAGTTTCTTCAGTACATGACTACTGACGAGTACGATATTGTTGTTTTCGACACAGCTCCAACTGGACACACTTTAAGATTACTTTCATTCCCTGAAATGATGGATTCATGGGTGGGAAAGATGATAAAAGTAAGGCGCCAGATTGGAAGCATGGCCAAAGCATTTAAAAACATTATGCCATTTATGGGCGATGAAGAAGAAGATCGTGCTTTACAGGATATGGAAGCCACTAAAAAGCAAATTAAAGCAGCGAGAGGGGTTTTAGCAGATCCAGAAAGAACTTCCTTTAAAATGGTCGTAATTCCAGAAGAAATGTCAATTTATGAGTCTGAAAGAGCGATGGAAGCCCTTGCAAAATTCAATATGACTGCGGATGGGGTTATTGTTAACCAGATTCAGCCTGAAGAAGCTGATTGTGAATTCTGCGCTGCAAGGCGTAAAATACAGGAGCAACGCCTTAAAACAATCCATGAAAAGTTTGGAAATCAACTTATAGCTCAGATACCTCTTCAAGCAGAAGAAGTAAAGGGTATGGATAAACTTAAGGGCATTGCTGAAATCCTCTACGGAGAATCAGAAGCAGCAGCTTCTAAATAATTTTATTTTTAATTTTTTTAAATCTTTTTATTATTATATACAGCTTGTTTTATACTACAGTTCCTAATATTAAAATTACCATAATTACAAGGAATGTATTTGCTACAGGGTCGGTCATGCTTGTAGATAAGGGTATAACTATATTATCTGGATCAAGACCTCTTCTGTAGGAAAAGATGTTTAAATAGAATGCAATTAACAGCATAAATGGTGTAAGCAATAATCCAGCTAATGTACTTATTAAAACCATGTTATTAAGCCCAACTGAGGGTATTCCTAGAGAAACTGCTCCAAAATGAGCTAAAAATCCTATTAATGGATAAATAATTATTGCAAGAATTATAATTATTCCAAAGTTTCTTAATGCACCTTCAGTAGGTCTTAATGTAGATTCTATTGAACCAATATGTAATCCTGAAGATAATCTTGCTCCAAGAATACTTACAAGGTCTCCGCTTTCACCTGAAAACAAAGGTACCAGTGCTAGAATACTTGGATTATTCAAAATAACTGAAAAACTAGTGTTCAATATAGTACCTGCAGTTGTACCAAAGATTGAAGATAAGAAAAGTGTGGGTGTGCTGTGTTTTATAATTTTTTTAAGGTGAGTTCCACCCCTTATTCCTACAATAAATCCAATAATTCCAATTGAAATAAACAGTGCAAATAATATTACCTCAAAAAATCCGTTTCTTATCCACAAAAGTATTTGTACGGCTAAAAGGATTGATGGAAGGGTGAAAAGGTCTCCAAAAGTGGCTATTAACGGAGTGGTTACATTATCTGGGTCCCAACCGTTTTCATAACTTTTAATAGCGATTAAAATTGTTGCAGGTAAGAGCAGTGCTCCAGAAAATATTCCTCCAAGCACTGATATGACTGTAAAATCTACTATGCTGATACTTTCAAAACCCAATACAATGGAAAATATTTTAGCCATAAATGCAAGGAAGATAGACATTATAATGGTTAAAATGATTGTAGAGATAATATTTTGATTTAGAACATCTGATTGTTTTAGTTCTGGAGATAGCGTACCTATATGGAGATTTGAGCCTAATCGTGACCCTAAAGCCCCAAATATATTTCCTCTCATTCCGATTGCTCCAGGGATAAGAATAAGTAGTCCTGGAAGGATTTCAAGCTGATTAGTCATTCCACTTAGGACTATACCCGCTATTAAATCACCAATACTACATATGAAGAGAGCTGTGAATCCTTCTCCTAAAACTCTTGAAACGTCCTTAAAAAAACGTGTGATTTTACCTGTAATACGAAATGGTATTGAAAGAGCATTCAAAGACCTTTTTGACACTAGGACTGCTAATCTGACCATCCAGTTTAGAATGATAAGAACAAATTTCCAGGTCTTCTTCACTATTTTCTCCATCCATTTCACTTAACCACCTTGAAATTAGCATATTAGCTGGTTTATAGTAATAACTCTTAACTGGGCTTAATGCACTATTTATTTTGCTTTTTAATAATTGACTCGTGAACATTTTCATCTATAACCCCTTCAGTGCCGGAACATCTTCTTTAACCCTTTCCATTACAATCATCTCAGTTAAATCTTCAACACCCTCAATAGAGCGTATTTTAGTGTTTATCAAATGATTAAGTTCTTCAATTCCTGGAACCCAGACTTTAATAAGAATATCATATTCTCCTGAAACACTGTACACTTCTGATACTTCTTCAAGTCTTGAGAGTTCTTCTTTAACTGATTCATGCTTTTCAGACTCTGTCTGAATAATGATTATAGATGTTATTTTAAGACCTAATTTCTGCCAGTCAAGTATCATTGTGTAACGTCTTATCAGGTCAACTTCTAACTTTTTAAGTCTGTTAGAAATTGTTGCATCAGGTACATCAATTTCTTTTGACATTTGAGATATTGTAATTCTTGAATTTTTAATTAAGGAACGGAGTATAGCTAAATCTACATCATCCATTTTTTATCCAACACCTGTTTGGTTATAAAAAATAGGATATAACTCTAATTATTTATAAAGGTTTGGGAAAGTTTCCAATATTTTAACAAAAAATGAGTATTTTTCTAACATATCATGAAATCTTTGGTGATATTTCATGAAATTTTGCTTCTAAAATCAGATTTTCTTTTTAAATTTTCTAGTCTTCTATAACTTCATCATAATCAAGACATTCTTCAAGTGTTATTTCATTTTTTGCAAGCTTTTCAAGCAAGATTCCACCAGTTTCGTTCCCTTTGGCTATAAGGGTATCATCAGCTGCAAGAATGGTGTTTTTGTCAGGGCCATATATCCATGATTCGTTCCTTCTTATTGCTATAACTGTCATCCCTGTTCTTGTAGCGAGTAATAACTCTCCTAAGGATTTTCCTATTAATTCTGAACCTTCAACTATGGTTATTCTTTTAATAGTTTCGTCTGATTCTTCCATAACCATTTTAAATACTGGATGTGGCCTCATATCTCTTAAAACAAGATCTGCAATATCTTTTGCTGAGTCAGCTATTGTTTCAGCAGCTTCACCAACTTCAAGAAGAGCAGTTAACTTTTCAGCATCTTCAACAGTTCTTGCTGCAAGTAATGATTCTTTCTTTATTTGGTAATTAAGCCGGTTAACTTTGTTTTCAAGCTTTATAACTTCTTCTGCAGCATCTTTACTATTAAAAAGCATTGCAGAATATGCTAAATCCACCATTAATTCCGACATGTTTTTCATTTCAATTAAAATGTCCTTAATACTCTTGGGCACCTTTCATCCTCCATTTTTTCTGGGTCTATTATTGTATAATACATGAATCTTTTAAAAACTTTTTCTATTATAATTTCATACTCATGAAAACAGACTTATTTAAAGAACTATCTAATTATAAAATGTGTCATAAATAAAATTTAAAAATTTTCAATATATTGTGGTTAAAATGCACGAAGATAAAAGAGTAATTCCAGAATTAGATGAGCAAAAATCTGTAGAAATAATATATAACTTCATTAAAAGCAAATTAGAAGAATCAAAATCCGAAGGACTTGTTATAGGATTGAGTGGTGGAATTGACTCATCGGTTGTTGCTTATCTTTGTGCAAATGTAGTGGAAATAGACAAAATACTTGGAATTATACTTCCAAGTGAAACCACGTCTTCTGAGGATATAGAAGATGCGATGGTAGTTGCAGAAAAGCTTGGAATAAAATACAAGATTCTGCATATAGATGAGCTAATTAAACCTTTTCCTCAATTATGTCCAGAATGCAGCAACAGTGAACTTGCAAATGGCAATTTAAAGGCTAGAATACGGATGATGATCTTATATTACCATTCAAATTCTATGAATCGGCTGGTGGCAGGAACAGGTAATAGAACCGAACTTCTTATAGGTTATTTCACTAAATACGGTGATGGAGGAGTAGATATTCTCCCAATCGGCGATCTATACAAGACAGATGTGAAAAAAATTGCAAATTACCTCGGCATTCCTAAAAATATAATTGAAAAAGCTCCAACTGCAGGATTATGGGCAGGGCAAACCGATGAGGAAGAACTTGGGATAAAATATGAGCTACTTGATAAAATTTTATATCTTATGATGGATGAAAAGTTAAGCACAGAAGAAATTGCACAAATACTTGAAATTCCTCAAGATGAAGTTTTAAGGATAAAAAACAGGGTAGAAGTATCAAAACATAAGTTATCATCTCCATCTATTGCAGAAATCAGATAATAAATAGAATAATTTGATAATGTATAGTTATATGGTTAAGAGGGATTATTATGTATGCTTTAGTTTATATAACCACATCAGGAAAAGAAGAATCCAAAAAAATAGGAAATATGCTTGTTAATGAAAAATTAGCTGCATGTGTAAATATTATAGCTTCTATTGAATCTATTTATTTGTGGAAAGGAGAAATTGAAGATGATAAAGAGTCCCTTCTCATTGCAAAAACTAAAGCAGATAATATAGATAAGATTATAAAAAGAGTAAAAGAAATTCACAGTTATGAAACTCCTGCTATTTTGGCAATTCCAATAATAGAGGGATCTAAAGATTATTTGGATTATTTAGATAATGAACTTAGTTAACATACTAAAGAGTAATTAATGGACTAAAAATTTGTTTTGGCGGTTGAAAGAAATTATCATTTACTGAAATACAAAACTGAATATTTAAGGTGATTAATTTGACAGATCATAATATAGAACTTAAATGGCAGAAAAAATGGGCAGATTCAGGTTTATTTGAATCTAATCCTGATAACAGAGAAAAAATTTTTCTGACAGTGGCCTATCCTTATCCAAGCGGAGCAATGCACATAGGACATGGAAGAACATACACAGTACCCGATGTATATGCTCGTTTTAAGCGAATGCAGGGATATAATGTCCTTTTCCCTATGGGATGGCACGTAACAGGAGCTCCAGTAATTGGAATTGCAAAGAGAATTGCGAGAAAAGACCATTGGACTCTTGATATCTATAAAAATGTCCACAAAGTGCCTGAAGAGGAATTATCAAAATTCACAGACCCGGAATATATTGTTAAATATTTCAGCAGTGAGTATCACGATGTAATGCAGCATCTGGGTTATTCAATTGACTGGAGAAGAGAATTCAGAACTACAGACCCTCATTACCAAAAATTTATTGAATGGCAGTTTAGACAGCTTAAAAACAAAGGTTTTATAGGTAAAGGAGAGCATCCAGTAAAATACTGTCCAGGATGCGAAAATCCAGTTGGAGATCATGACCTTCTTGAAGGTGAAGGAGTAGGAATCAATGAATTAACCCTCGTTAAATTCGAAATGGATGGCT contains:
- the thiL gene encoding thiamine-phosphate kinase translates to MPLKVSDIGEKELIKRILKKSTKNVFNSSFFDNLSLKSLNDDAALINFGDQYLVATSDMLFKSAHFPKEMNPKQMGKKAVTVNVSDLAAMGAKPLGIIISLGLPKNMLVDEFDELMDGIIEGCLEYEMMLIGGDTNESQELTICGACLGIVNKDNVLMKSGARVGDIVAVTGPLGLASAGFEILFNNLELSSDLKEIPLKHALNPEARSKEGVLIAEKGYATSATDITDGLAKEIGELIDANSGKIGITIYEDLLPVPEEVIKVAEKTDKDPLDLVLYYGEDFELLLTIDKNIFNQIKDKISLYEIGCVTSSGKIVKISNDGTKKILEPRGYEHLSKK
- a CDS encoding M28 family peptidase — translated: MDFEKITIIIILIILLSSFLLVNPAYNKESTDLSLVSHVKHIAKEIGPRPAGSESERETAHYLKSKFDAYGVKTEIQGFKYYSMDSKDIKRSENVIGTINGTSPKQIIICADLDTYYDKINGNYIEGANDDATGLALLIGLAKHYQQKKPYYTIKLIGFGAGEDEYTFPVDLNSKNSSDEYNKIIFIPYLVGARHYVLQNPDSVNNTIAVISLEAVGIGDPCFVNQDSFVENDPLFVNFLVSNTRFNGFNAEKIDFMAYNISGREVSISHIYLPFAYSNIPSTFLTCMENANTKSMIHDNSEIPGYLTVNDTYKNLVKNNGDEIGLQNHLNTVFNIVTINIDQMSVFYALKEHLPVNEAPI
- the cfbA gene encoding sirohydrochlorin nickelochelatase, translated to MDTNSDSKTAKIGVLLVGHGSRLPYGKDVVSKLGEMYRQNSDYLVEVGFMNMSKPSIPAAINMLAKQGAQKIIVTPVFLAHGVHTKQDIPHILGIDNGHEHSHGHDHGHSHHEDEETEEIEFDGDIIYTEPLGADPRLVDIIGDRVKNAL
- a CDS encoding Zn-ribbon domain-containing OB-fold protein; protein product: MKDIVRAWRHIPQRYSLIGSKCSQCGAIFFPKRVICPECRRKGKLEDIQLKGEGKIHTYSVINTPTEEFKTIAPYVVAIVELEEGAKITTQIVDCKPEDVEIGDEVEMVFRKIKEEGDDGVISYGYKFRLKNC
- a CDS encoding TRC40/GET3/ArsA family transport-energizing ATPase, with product MAFKDLFKFNKGKTTFVFIGGKGGVGKTTVSAATALWFARQGKKTLVISTDPAHSLSDSFEKNIGHNPTPIAENLEAVEIDPEVAMQDYQAKMKEQQALNPGMDMGMLQDQMDMATMAPGIDETAAFDKFLQYMTTDEYDIVVFDTAPTGHTLRLLSFPEMMDSWVGKMIKVRRQIGSMAKAFKNIMPFMGDEEEDRALQDMEATKKQIKAARGVLADPERTSFKMVVIPEEMSIYESERAMEALAKFNMTADGVIVNQIQPEEADCEFCAARRKIQEQRLKTIHEKFGNQLIAQIPLQAEEVKGMDKLKGIAEILYGESEAAASK
- the amrS gene encoding AmmeMemoRadiSam system radical SAM enzyme; amino-acid sequence: MKKEVLTYDKVGENLNCKVCERKCIIKEGDTGFCSMRANIGGKLCALNYGAASSVAVDPIEKKPLFHFYPGSTVFSLGSVGCNFRCKHCQNWNISQANLDEISTREILPEEAIRLTKQYGCKSIAWTYNEPTIWFEYTYDSAKLAKKEHIATVYVTNGYMSEESFDLIKPYLDAANIDLKGMSDKFYRDLCQARLQPVLDNIKRFYDNGTHIEITNLIIPGYNDSEEDIKALVKFMVEETGLEVPLHFTRFFPYYELGQLPPTPVESLRRAYNIAKEAGMKYVYIGNVSTGGEENTLCPECGKVLIQRNGFEIVDDKLKETRKCPTCKAPINIIT